From a single Cydia amplana chromosome 22, ilCydAmpl1.1, whole genome shotgun sequence genomic region:
- the LOC134658450 gene encoding uncharacterized protein LOC134658450, whose amino-acid sequence MAACAGCFNNLGDERFLNCHNCQKSYCLLCTNYSNDFYKTMGPAQKYSWKCVECKSSEPRLDNTNTPVRGDNANVTVHRGATCPREAGACMLDSSVMDMSYTDSQGLNDTTRYGALLDTTGGSDIQQLVTEFRLFRQEMRAMSYEIQALRTTMTNLTTKIDKCDGRIDNLCARVEKLENDTSNSNESHNTDKSLLDTIVQLRTDINNRDQDLLLNDLEISSVPEQNGENTVHIVTTLGQKLGVTLSEHDIVDATRVGRAAQLNEGVQGAPSRPRPLVVRLARRAVRDQLLQAARVRRGVTTEGTGLPGHNCRFYVNERLTHFNRRLFQKARQLKEHYGWRYVWTRDGRIYVRQRPGSESPRHRIQTELDLSRVFGTLDI is encoded by the coding sequence ATGGCAGCCTGTGCGGGATGTTTCAACAACTTAGGCGATGAGAGATTTTTGAACTGTCATAACTGCCAAAAATCTTACTGTCTTCTTTGTACAAATTATTCTAATGACTTTTATAAGACAATGGGACCCGCACAAAAGTATTCGTGGAAGTGTGTTGAGTGCAAAAGCTCCGAACCTAGGTTAGACAATACTAATACACCGGTGCGCGGCGACAACGCCAATGTTACTGTGCACAGGGGGGCCACCTGCCCCCGTGAAGCTGGGGCCTGCATGCTCGACAGCTCGGTCATGGACATGTCCTATACTGACAGTCAAGGTTTAAACGACACCACCAGGTATGGAGCTTTGTTGGACACTACCGGTGGCAGCGATATTCAGCAGTTGGTGACAGAATTTCGTCTTTTTCGTCAAGAAATGCGTGCAATGAGTTACGAAATCCAGGCCCTTCGTACGACTATGACAAACCTGACTACAAAGATCGATAAATGTGATGGGCGAATCGATAATTTATGTGCTCGCGTAGAAAAGCTTGAAAACGACACCTCAAATAGTAATGAAAGTCATAACACGGACAAGTCACTTCTGGACACCATTGTCCAATTGAGAACGGACATAAATAATAGAGATCAGGATCTGTTGTTAAACGATTTAGAAATATCTAGCGTACCTGAACAAAACGGAGAGAATACGGTGCACATAGTCACTACTCTCGGCCAGAAACTTGGGGTCACTCTCTCGGAGCACGACATCGTCGACGCGACACGCGTGGGTCGTGCCGCGCAGCTGAACGAGGGTGTCCAGGGTGCGCCGTCCCGCCCGCGGCCACTGGTGGTGCGGCTGGCGCGCCGCGCCGTGCGCGACCAGCTGCTGCAGGCGGCACGGGTACGTCGCGGAGTCACTACGGAGGGCACCGGCCTGCCTGGTCATAACTGCCGCTTTTATGTCAACGAGCGGCTGACTCACTTCAACCGAAGACTATTCCAGAAGGCAAGGCAGCTCAAGGAACACTACGGCTGGCGATATGTATGGACTCGCGATGGTAGGATTTACGTGCGTCAACGTCCTGGCTCGGAATCTCCGCGACATCGCATACAAACAGAGCTGGATTTGAGCCGTGTTTTTGGTACACTCGATATTTGA